In Fundulus heteroclitus isolate FHET01 chromosome 8, MU-UCD_Fhet_4.1, whole genome shotgun sequence, a genomic segment contains:
- the LOC105938971 gene encoding tripartite motif-containing protein 16: MAERGEIHLDQDKLCCSICLDLMRDPATIPCGHSYCMICIRSHWDAEDQKKFQSCPQCRQTFRPRPVLVKNTVLAYLMEDLKKTRPAAVGGSGSDAGPEDVACDFCTERKLRAVRSCLQCLVSYCEQHLQPHFESPAFEKHKLVKPSKKLQENICSHHGEVMKIFCRTDQQCICYICSLDEHKRHDTVSAATERIQKHRELGANQRSIQQKIGDTKKGLLVLQQEVEAINHSADKAVRDSEKIFADFISLIEKRSSGVKQQIRSRQRNEVRQVKELHEKLQEELVKLTEKDKELELLAHIDNHIQFLHSYSRLSFHSDSPHLSSISVRPLRYFDDVTVAVSEVRNKLQEILRDEWTRILLTMSKVDVLLSQPQPETRAEFLQYSCHITMDPNTVNPRLLLSDGNRKATVMRDRQNYLHHADRFTQRQQVLSTESLTGRCYWEVEKKAARATVAVTYRDVHRAGSESGFGNNDRSWALEDAAKFIHNNVRTCVSGAPSARVGVYLDHSAGILSFYSVSDTLTLLHRVQTTFTQPLYAGFAVYVYDGSVELCDLKEAAAMTEAKSCDMVV, from the coding sequence ATGGCGGAGCGAGGAGAAATCCACCTGGACCAGGACAAACTCTGCTGCTCCATCTGTCTGGATCTAATGAGAGATCCTGCCACCATTCCCTGCGGCCACAGCTACTGCATGATCTGCATCAGGAGCCACTGGGATGCAGAAGATCAGAAGAAGTTCCAgagctgccctcagtgcaggcAGACCTTCAGGCCGAGGCCCGTCCTGGTGAAGAACACGGTGCTGGCGTACCTAATGGAGGACCTGAAGAAGACCAGGCCGGCGGCGGTTGGAGGCAGCGGCAGTGACGCCGGACCGGAGGATGTGGCGTGTGATTTCTGCACCGAGCGAAAGCTCAGAGCCGTCAGGTCCTGTCTGCAGTGTCTGGTCTCCTACTGCGAGCAGCACCTGCAGCCGCACTTCGAGTCTCCCGCCTTCGAGAAGCACAAACTCGTCAAACCGTCCAAGAAgctccaggagaacatctgctcccACCACGGCGAGGTGATGAAGATCTTCTGCCGCACCGACCAGCAGTGCATCTGTTACATCTGCTCCTTGGATGAGCACAAGCGTCATGACACGGTGTCGGCTGCGACCGAGAGGATCCAGAAGCATCGGGAGCTCGGTGCCAATCAGAGGAGCATCCAGCAGAAGATCGGCGACACGAAGAAAGGCCTGCTGGTCCTGCAGCAGGAGGTGGAGGCCATCAATCACTCGGCGGACAAAGCCGTGAGGGACAGCGAGAAGATCTTTGCCGACTTCATCTCCCTCATCGAGAAGAGAAGCTCcggtgtgaagcagcagatcagatccaggCAGAGGAACGAGGTCAGGCAGGTCAAGGAGCTGCATGAGaagctgcaggaggagctggTGAAGCTGACGGAGAAAGACAAAGAGCTGGAGCTGCTGGCGCACATCGACAACCACATCCAGTTCCTCCACAGCTACTCCCGGCTGTCGTTTCACAGCGACTCCCCGCACCTGTCCAGCATCAGCGTCCGCCCGCTGCGCTACTTCGACGACGTGACGGTGGCCGTCTCCGAGGTCCGGAACAAGCTGCAGGAGATCCTCCGGGACGAGTGGACCAGAATCCTGCTCACCATGTCCAAAGTCGACGTCTTGCTGTCGCAGCCGCAGCCGGAGACCCGAGCAGAGTTCCTGCAGTACTCCTGCCACATCACCATGGACCCCAACACCGTGAACCCTCGCCTGCTGCTGTCCGACGGGAACAGGAAGGCCACGGTGATGAGGGACCGGCAGAACTACCTTCATCATGCCGACCGGTTCACCCAGAGGCAGCAGGTCCTGAGCACCGAGAGCCTGACCGGCCGCTGCTACTGGGAGGTGGAGAAGAAGGCCGCCAGAGCCACGGTGGCCGTCACCTACAGGGACGTCCACAGGGCCGGGAGCGAGAGCGGCTTCGGGAACAACGACCGGTCCTGGGCTCTGGAGGACGCCGCCAAATTCATCCACAACAACGTCCGGACCTGCGTCTCAGGAGCGCCGTCCGCCAGAGTGGGAGTGTACCTGGACCACAGCGCGGggattctgtccttctacagcgtctcCGACACCCTGACGCTCCTCCACAGGGTCCAGACCACCTTCACTCAGCCGCTCTACGCCGGCTTCGCCGTCTACGTTTATGACGGATCCGTCGAGCTGTGTGACCTCAAAGAGGCCGCTGCCATGACGGAGGCAAAGAGCTGCGACATGGTTGTGTGA